In Hirundo rustica isolate bHirRus1 chromosome 2, bHirRus1.pri.v3, whole genome shotgun sequence, one genomic interval encodes:
- the GTPBP6 gene encoding putative GTP-binding protein 6, whose product MRLPRFSWPLLLRCRRAAAALGAPRCRPLPARPLSAAAPLRAPLRPPGTGGGAPWNGAAGAGGDEGEEEDEAELEELLGPPPLGPGPGAQRVAIVHPAVKWGPQKSPLTTAELQIAEAVALVDTLQNWTVLDKIIIPTKSPNKKFVFGKGNFQVLTEKIKKLPHVTAVFLNMERISSLTKKELEGAWGVQVFDRYTVVLHIFRCNAQTKEAKLQVALAEIPLLRSNLKNEVSQRDQQRGGSRYIMGSGETFLETQNRVLKERELKIRNALEKLRRKRALLRTQRRKCEFPMVSVMGYTNCGKTTLIKALTGEAGLQPRDQLFATLDITAHAGYLPSHMAVIYVDTIGFLTDLPHNLVESFSATLEEVAYSDLIVHVRDITHPETILQKATVLSVLRNLNLPSHLLDSIVEVHNKVDLIERYKPTEENALAVSALHGHGLEELKQEIEKKILTATGKKILTVNINLEGPQLSWLYKEATVQEVEVMPEDGTARVKVIIGNSAFGRYKNLFPNSKIFIS is encoded by the exons ATGCGGCTCCCCCGCTTCTCGTGGCCGCTGCTGCTCCGCTgccggcgggcggcggcggctctgGGTGCGCCCCGGTGTcgcccgctgcccgcccgcccgctcagcgccgccgccccgctccgggcTCCCCTGCGCCCGCCGGGCACGGGCGGCGGAGCGCCGTGGAACGGGGCGGCAGGCGCCGGTGGGGAtgaaggagaagaggaggatgaggcggagctggaggagctgctgggcccGCCTCCGCTGGGCCCGGGGCCCGGCGCCCAGCGCGTTGCCATCGTGCACCCCGCGGTCAAGTGGGGCCCGCAGAAGTCGCCGCTCACCACCG CTGAATTACAGATTGCCGAAGCCGTTGCTCTTGTAGATACTCTTCAGAACTGGACAGTTCTAgataaaataattattcctACCAAAAGTCCCAACAAGAAGTTTGTTTTTGGCAAAGGAAACTTTCAGGTTTTGACAG aaaagattaaaaaattgcCCCATGTGACAGCTGTCTTCTTGAATATGGAAAGAATATCTTCACTAACAAAG AAAGAACTAGAAGGTGCCTGGGGCGTGCAAGTCTTTGACAGATACACCGTGGTACTTCACATTTTTCGCTGTAATGCCCAGACGAAAGAAGCCAAACTGCAGGTAGCACTGGCTGAAATTCCACTTCTCAG GTCAAATCTGAAAAACGAGGTGTCTCAGCGAGATCAGCAGAGAGGTGGTTCAAGATACATCATGGGTTCAG gTGAAACTTTTCTAGAAACACAGAATCGTGTCTTGAAAGAGAGAGAACTTAAAATTAGGAATGCCCTGGAGaaactgaggagaaaaagggcTTTACTTCGAACTCAGCGCAGAAAATGCGAGTTCCCGATGGTCTCAGTAATGGGCTATACCAACTGTG GAAAAACTACTTTGATCAAAGCCTTGACTGGGGAAGCAGGACTTCAACCCAGGGATCAGCTGTTTGCTACTCTGGATATTACAGCCCATGCTGGCTATCTGCCCTCACATATGGCAGTTATTTATGTTGACACCATTGGGTTTCTGACTGATCTTCCACATAATCTGGTTGAGTCATTTTCAGCTACACTAGAAGAAGTGGCTTACTCA GATCTGATAGTTCATGTGAGGGATATTACTCATCCAGAAACCATCCTCCAGAAAGCAACTGTTCTGTCAGTTCTGAGGAATCTTAATCTTCCTAGCCATTTGCTGGACTCAATTGTAGAAGTTCATAACAAAGTGGATTTGATAGAAAG GTATAAACCCACTGAAGAAAATGCTTTAGCTGTTTCTGCTCTGCATGGGCATGGTTTAGAAGAACTGAAacaagaaatagagaaaaaaatactgacagCAACAGGGAAGAAGATTCTAACAGTTAACATCAACTTAGAGGGACCTCAGCTAAG TTGGCTCTATAAAGAAGCAACAGTTCAGGAAGTAGAGGTCATGCCTGAAGATGGCACAGCCAGGGTGAAGGTGATAATCGGCAATTCTGCTTTTGGCAGATACAAAAACCTCTTTCCCAACAGTAAGATTTTCATATCATAA
- the PLCXD1 gene encoding PI-PLC X domain-containing protein 1: MEGPLQTFVHVCHENGQWMSRLPEKLWDIPLYNLALPGSHDTMTYCLDKSSAVSVNESKLVKFLNKCLPCIVRPIIMKWSITQVLTVTEQLEAGVRYLDFRIAHKANDPSMNLYFVHMVYTTVTVQDILWEILRWLETHPQEVVIIACRNFDGLTKRLHNHLVACIKEIFQCKLCPRNVVPTLRTMWHLGHQVIVSYEEELELEKHCELWPPIPYWWGNKTSTRALIRYLERMKRMGRPGKFFVAGINLTENLRYILVHPFGSLKKLTLQSLPCLKIWIKQQNPGPKKKCINIIAGDFIGNNDFVKDVIELNTKINTPLHCQSELEQTAFHSQLPNL, from the exons ATGGAAGGCCCTTTGCAAACCTTTGTTCACGTGTGCCATGAAAATGGTCAATGGATGTCACGGTTACCGGAGAAGCTCTGGGATATTCCCCTCTATAACTTAGCTCTTCCAG GGAGTCATGACACTATGACCTACTGTTTGGATAAAAGCTCTGCTGTTAGTGTCAATGAGTCCAAGCTGGTGaagtttttaaacaaatgtcTGCCCTGCATTGTGCGCCCCATTATCATGAAGTGGTCTATAACACAG GTCCTGACAGTGACAGAGCAACTTGAGGCTGGAGTTAGATACCTGGATTTCAGGATTGCCCACAAGGCTAATGATCCATCTATGAATTTGTACTTCGTGCACATGGTTTACACAACTGTTACCGTGCAG GATATTCTGTGGGAAATATTGCGGTGGTTAGAAACTCATCCTCAGGAAGTTGTTATCATAGCCTGCAGGAATTTTGATGGATTAACCAAGAGACTTCATAATCATCTTGTTGCCTGTATAAAAGAGATTTTCCAGTGTAAACTGTGTCCTAGAAAT GTGGTGCCGACACTGCGGACCATGTGGCACCTCGGCCATCAGGTTATAGTGTCATATGAAGAGGAGCTGGAACTCGAGAAGCACTGTGAGCTGTGGCCCCCCATCCCGTACTGGTGGGGAAACAAAACGTCCACTCGTGCTCTTATCCGGTATTTGGAGCGCATGAAGCGGATGGGCCGTCCAG GAAAATTCTTTGTGGCAGGGATTAACCTTACTGAAAATTTAAGGTATATTCTTGTACACCCATTTGGATCATTGAAGAAACTGACACTCCAGAGTCTTCCATGCTTGAAAATCTGGATAAAGCAGCAGAATCcaggaccaaaaaaaaagtgtattaaCATCATTGCTGGAGACTTTATAGGAAACAATGATTTTGTCAAAGATGTGATAGAACTTAACACAAAAATTAATACTCCATTGCACTGTCAAAGTGAACTGGAACAAACAGCCTTTCATTCTCAGCTTCCTAATCTATGA